A portion of the Microlunatus phosphovorus NM-1 genome contains these proteins:
- a CDS encoding eCIS core domain-containing protein yields the protein MPQPQEQASASAQGAATPVWASGPGIRVGPRRGPTEKAAENAEAGHAAPRRAGAAPTGRSPLASDAGSAVPAALERAAGVEGAGARVHQGPEDREFAGLLGARAATHGRDIFLAEGESVDDSALMRHELAHVAEGGDVVRLRAATFLERRMWKGFFDHYLPRKFLDNYMDDTGKALTLTLQEMIDCNPIVDLRRSTVFMAEVAKLAAAGGGTKSIVAKGWGGARTNGTLGNFTITYTGTVSVKADGSWTFVGTMTFYDYWDFDPKGKNSGRSEAGEQKVRVAAALLPGRPFHIYSESAAVSQTSSDDRGLWGSMKAPVSVGDKKDRGVADIAAGDVAGGPVGGDVGTQSSEDLNK from the coding sequence ATGCCCCAACCGCAGGAGCAGGCCTCCGCCTCAGCCCAGGGTGCCGCGACCCCGGTCTGGGCGTCCGGACCTGGCATTCGGGTCGGTCCCCGTCGCGGCCCGACGGAGAAGGCGGCCGAGAACGCCGAGGCGGGACATGCGGCGCCGCGGCGTGCGGGGGCGGCGCCCACCGGCCGATCGCCGCTGGCCTCGGACGCGGGCTCGGCCGTCCCAGCTGCTCTGGAACGCGCGGCGGGCGTCGAGGGCGCGGGTGCACGGGTGCACCAGGGCCCGGAGGACCGTGAGTTCGCTGGGCTGCTCGGTGCGCGTGCAGCCACCCACGGCAGGGACATCTTCCTGGCAGAGGGGGAATCCGTCGACGACTCCGCACTGATGCGGCACGAACTGGCCCACGTCGCCGAGGGCGGTGATGTCGTGCGCCTGCGGGCGGCCACCTTTCTCGAGCGCCGGATGTGGAAGGGCTTCTTCGACCACTACCTGCCGCGCAAGTTCTTGGACAACTACATGGACGACACCGGCAAGGCCCTCACCCTGACCCTCCAGGAGATGATCGATTGCAACCCGATCGTGGACCTTCGGCGCAGCACCGTCTTCATGGCGGAGGTGGCGAAGCTCGCTGCTGCCGGTGGTGGCACCAAGAGCATCGTCGCCAAGGGCTGGGGCGGGGCTCGCACCAACGGCACCTTGGGCAACTTCACCATCACCTACACCGGAACCGTTTCGGTGAAGGCGGACGGGAGCTGGACCTTCGTCGGCACCATGACCTTCTACGACTACTGGGACTTCGATCCCAAGGGCAAGAACTCCGGACGGTCCGAGGCCGGCGAGCAGAAGGTCCGGGTGGCAGCGGCGCTCCTGCCGGGGAGGCCGTTCCACATCTACAGCGAATCGGCGGCGGTGAGCCAGACCTCCAGCGATGATCGCGGCTTGTGGGGCAGCATGAAGGCTCCCGTCTCCGTCGGCGACAAGAAGGACCGTGGGGTCGCCGACATCGCCGCCGGCGACGTGGCGGGTGGGCCGGTCGGCGGCGACGTCGGCACCCAGTCCAGTGAGGACCTGAACAAGTGA
- a CDS encoding ATP-binding protein: MAPIDQVVGRVVQRIRERLQDTAATLPDLTWLPEPAPSAPNEGGPLARLAPIEADVLVAAGLIELDIRYGSLFAVLQDPLPARRPCIGLLTWLLGDSDGDVTATCHDLVRRGLLAVDNSADPRAEWTLRVPVPVWDAARTGSIEPRTLPPQLTLRTEFPALAEVAVGPGQEALLVRLPGLLADPALSALVVRGPRSSGRTTLLGAAAATLGLQVLVHDGDAGAPSWQVFEALTRLTPVLPVVRVDPGPGETLELPPLRGLDRPLGVVAGRSGGLTGTGLDHALTVTLGPAGPDRRRQLWIAGGLRAGSADADEIVERFLLTPGNIRRATPVARLQALAAGREQVVASDVRAATRTLRRQELETLATLLEPLPAGTGPVLSPPAQEEFDTLMRRCRHRERLTEAAAQPGVTRGVRALFSGGSGTGKTLAARHLAALLDLDLYRIDLAAVVNKYIGETERNLDRVLARAEELDVVLLLDEGDALMAKRTDVANANDRYANLETNFLLQRLETFDGIVIITSNAASRIDRAFLRRIDVTVEFLPPDAGQRWQILLAHLPLDHEVESRILDEVARRCDLTGGQIRNAALHATLLAVDGSHPLGSAELLAGIRREYRRSGGAFPLAGLNGAGHRVPAVSRGDSPAS; encoded by the coding sequence ATGGCACCCATCGACCAGGTTGTCGGCCGGGTGGTGCAGCGGATCCGGGAGCGACTGCAGGACACCGCCGCTACCCTGCCCGACCTGACCTGGCTCCCCGAGCCGGCTCCGTCGGCGCCGAACGAGGGTGGCCCGCTCGCCCGGCTCGCGCCGATCGAGGCCGATGTCCTGGTCGCCGCGGGTCTGATCGAGCTGGACATCAGGTACGGCTCGCTCTTCGCCGTGCTGCAGGATCCGCTGCCCGCCCGGCGTCCCTGCATCGGCCTGCTCACCTGGCTGCTGGGTGACAGCGACGGGGACGTCACCGCAACCTGCCACGACCTGGTGCGCCGAGGCCTCCTGGCGGTCGACAACAGCGCCGATCCCCGCGCGGAATGGACGCTGCGGGTGCCCGTGCCGGTCTGGGACGCGGCGCGCACCGGCAGCATCGAGCCCCGGACCCTGCCACCTCAGCTCACCCTGCGCACCGAGTTCCCGGCCCTCGCGGAGGTGGCTGTCGGCCCGGGTCAGGAGGCTCTGCTGGTGCGCCTGCCGGGCCTCCTCGCCGACCCCGCCCTGAGCGCACTGGTCGTCCGGGGACCACGAAGCAGTGGCCGGACCACGCTGCTCGGTGCGGCGGCGGCGACCCTCGGTCTCCAGGTGCTGGTTCACGACGGCGACGCCGGCGCGCCGTCCTGGCAGGTGTTCGAGGCCCTGACCAGGCTGACCCCTGTCCTTCCGGTGGTACGGGTGGACCCCGGACCCGGAGAAACCCTGGAACTCCCGCCCCTGCGCGGACTGGACCGCCCACTGGGCGTGGTCGCCGGCCGTTCGGGTGGCCTGACCGGGACTGGTCTGGATCACGCGCTCACCGTCACCTTGGGGCCCGCTGGACCGGATCGCCGACGGCAACTGTGGATAGCGGGCGGACTCCGGGCCGGGTCGGCGGACGCCGACGAGATCGTCGAGCGGTTCCTGCTCACCCCGGGCAATATCCGGCGGGCCACGCCGGTCGCCCGGCTGCAAGCCCTCGCCGCAGGCCGCGAGCAGGTGGTCGCCTCGGACGTGCGGGCTGCCACCCGGACGTTGCGTCGCCAGGAACTGGAAACGCTGGCAACCTTGCTCGAGCCGCTGCCGGCCGGGACCGGGCCCGTGCTCTCGCCTCCGGCCCAGGAAGAGTTCGACACCCTGATGCGTCGGTGCCGGCATCGCGAACGCCTTACCGAGGCCGCAGCGCAGCCGGGCGTGACCCGCGGCGTCCGGGCGCTGTTCTCGGGCGGCAGCGGCACCGGCAAGACCTTGGCCGCGCGGCATCTGGCCGCGCTGCTCGACCTCGACCTGTACCGGATCGACCTGGCCGCCGTGGTCAACAAGTACATCGGTGAGACCGAGCGCAATCTCGACCGGGTGCTTGCCCGCGCCGAGGAGTTGGACGTCGTGCTGCTGCTCGACGAAGGCGACGCCCTGATGGCCAAGCGCACCGACGTCGCCAACGCCAACGACCGGTACGCCAACCTGGAGACCAACTTCCTGCTGCAGCGGCTAGAGACCTTCGACGGCATCGTCATCATCACCAGCAACGCCGCCAGCAGGATCGACCGTGCCTTCCTACGCCGCATTGACGTGACCGTCGAGTTCCTGCCGCCCGACGCCGGCCAACGCTGGCAGATCCTCCTGGCCCACCTCCCCCTCGACCACGAGGTCGAGTCCCGGATACTCGACGAGGTCGCCCGGCGCTGCGATCTGACCGGTGGCCAGATCCGCAACGCCGCCCTGCACGCCACCCTGCTGGCGGTCGACGGCAGCCATCCGTTGGGCTCGGCCGAGCTGCTGGCCGGCATCCGGCGGGAGTATCGCCGCAGCGGAGGCGCCTTCCCCCTGGCCGGGCTCAACGGCGCCGGCCACCGCGTTCCTGCCGTCTCCCGGGGCGACTCGCCCGCAAGCTAG
- a CDS encoding phage tail protein has product MDIQGSQFHLLNGPADWGACIDTALDLPLREAGAIEPTPELSRPDSAWEYDSGRDWLRLRRDTARFQQALRTDPLTPDARRGAGRDRYGTWYWIDTDRRTIRHREQGSRAASTWWTIDDLHLHCSCVTLAGGRFGSVTSCPPDPARLVGLTVTTRHYLVVGYDGPDGSGLFVFDLHAGGRPERVTFGAAPFAPWDLADLPDGGVLVLDREHGSYWQLDKDFRVAGQENARVGSFADLAADGALTVRSYRTEPSTPGWALANADGDPIHPVSIEPGPDDTVLVLESDPATGYSIVSCFDHDALIWVRPLRDIIEVIDLDDPDHVSRRISLFAHDFAYLTAGSTRPLESPLLYLADAQGDQVVAFALDPATGELVARDDFLPLRRWAARGLVRADSTLWYDFGERWIEVGVFTECRFAGTATLVTALPAGGLPGEPFDSQLPGCVWHRLLLDALVPSGTSIQIEARAADQVEVLTAQPWLAQPAPLLRGGGSELPWADPWRDQRDPQNPAAALPDGLGTVELLFQHVVGRYLQLRITLAGGGRASAAIRSLRAWFPRFSYVQHYLPAVFAENDRAETFLERMLANPEGVLTTLEEKIEHSHLLLDARTARDVDLDWLGRWFALVLDPAWAVDRRRFLIEHVDAFYRRRGTPAGLIGMLRVLFDPQITATDVFRIRRVPATYSRIRLVESFLTRGPGLDHVRQAAHRFVLQVPRCFEAGQADLANRIVEQSKPAHTAFTLELYDSTFVVDSARLGLDTELGDSRQFTPIVLDRTPVAAGYLSATWPFDITDRLVSDRDRLPEGPPL; this is encoded by the coding sequence ATGGACATCCAGGGATCGCAGTTCCACCTGCTGAACGGACCGGCGGACTGGGGAGCGTGCATCGACACCGCCCTCGATCTGCCGCTCCGCGAGGCGGGCGCGATCGAGCCGACCCCGGAGCTCTCCCGCCCCGACAGCGCCTGGGAGTACGACAGCGGTCGCGACTGGCTACGGTTGCGTCGCGACACCGCCCGCTTCCAGCAGGCTCTGCGCACCGACCCGCTGACCCCGGACGCTCGCCGCGGGGCCGGGCGGGACCGTTATGGAACCTGGTACTGGATCGACACCGACCGTCGTACGATCCGCCACCGCGAGCAGGGCAGCCGGGCCGCCAGCACGTGGTGGACGATCGACGACCTGCACCTGCACTGCAGCTGCGTCACGCTCGCCGGCGGCCGGTTCGGCAGTGTCACCAGCTGCCCGCCCGATCCGGCGCGGTTGGTCGGACTGACCGTCACCACCAGGCACTACCTCGTGGTCGGCTACGACGGCCCGGACGGCTCCGGGCTGTTCGTCTTCGACCTGCACGCCGGGGGCCGGCCCGAGCGAGTCACCTTCGGGGCGGCACCGTTCGCCCCCTGGGATCTCGCCGACCTGCCGGACGGTGGCGTGCTGGTGCTCGACCGGGAGCACGGCAGCTACTGGCAGCTGGACAAGGACTTCCGGGTGGCCGGCCAGGAGAACGCCCGAGTCGGCAGCTTCGCCGATCTCGCTGCCGACGGCGCGCTGACCGTCCGCAGCTACCGGACCGAACCCAGCACTCCCGGCTGGGCGCTGGCGAATGCCGACGGCGACCCGATCCACCCGGTGAGCATCGAACCGGGCCCGGATGACACGGTCCTGGTGCTTGAATCCGACCCGGCCACCGGCTACTCGATCGTCAGCTGCTTCGACCACGACGCGCTGATCTGGGTCCGACCACTACGAGACATCATCGAGGTGATCGACCTCGACGACCCCGACCACGTCTCTCGCCGGATCTCGTTGTTTGCCCACGACTTCGCCTATCTGACTGCGGGCAGCACGCGTCCGCTGGAGAGCCCGCTGCTGTACCTCGCCGACGCCCAGGGCGACCAGGTGGTCGCCTTCGCCCTCGACCCCGCCACCGGCGAGCTGGTCGCGCGCGACGACTTCCTACCGCTCCGCCGCTGGGCCGCCCGCGGCCTCGTCCGGGCCGATAGCACCCTGTGGTACGACTTCGGCGAGCGCTGGATCGAGGTCGGTGTGTTCACCGAATGCCGGTTCGCCGGCACCGCCACCCTGGTCACCGCGTTGCCCGCGGGCGGCTTGCCGGGCGAGCCGTTCGACTCCCAGCTGCCCGGCTGCGTCTGGCACCGGCTGCTGCTGGACGCCCTGGTGCCGTCCGGCACGTCGATCCAGATCGAGGCCCGCGCCGCCGACCAGGTCGAGGTGCTCACCGCCCAGCCGTGGCTCGCCCAGCCCGCGCCGCTGCTGCGGGGTGGCGGCTCCGAGCTGCCGTGGGCCGATCCGTGGCGCGACCAGCGCGACCCGCAGAACCCCGCGGCGGCGCTGCCCGACGGCCTGGGGACGGTGGAACTGCTCTTCCAGCACGTCGTCGGGCGCTACCTGCAACTACGGATCACCCTCGCCGGCGGCGGACGGGCGTCGGCTGCGATCCGGTCCCTGCGGGCCTGGTTTCCACGGTTCTCCTACGTCCAGCACTATCTGCCGGCCGTGTTCGCCGAGAACGACCGTGCCGAGACCTTCCTGGAGCGCATGCTGGCCAACCCGGAGGGGGTCCTGACCACCCTCGAGGAGAAGATCGAGCACTCCCACCTGCTGCTCGACGCCCGTACTGCCCGCGACGTCGACCTGGACTGGCTCGGGCGGTGGTTCGCGCTCGTGCTCGACCCGGCCTGGGCGGTGGACCGCCGGCGTTTCCTGATCGAGCACGTCGACGCCTTCTACCGCCGCCGCGGCACCCCGGCCGGGCTGATCGGCATGCTGCGGGTCCTGTTCGACCCGCAGATCACCGCCACCGACGTCTTCCGGATCCGCCGGGTGCCTGCCACCTACTCCAGGATCCGGCTGGTCGAGAGCTTCCTCACCCGTGGCCCCGGCCTGGACCACGTCCGGCAGGCCGCGCACCGGTTCGTACTGCAGGTGCCCCGCTGCTTCGAGGCCGGGCAGGCCGATCTCGCGAACCGCATCGTAGAACAGAGCAAGCCGGCGCACACCGCGTTCACCCTCGAGCTCTACGACAGCACCTTCGTGGTCGACTCGGCCCGGCTCGGGCTCGACACCGAACTCGGCGACAGCCGGCAGTTCACCCCCATCGTGCTCGACCGGACGCCGGTTGCGGCCGGCTACCTGAGCGCCACCTGGCCGTTCGACATCACCGACCGGCTGGTCTCCGACCGTGACCGTCTGCCGGAAGGGCCACCGCTGTGA
- a CDS encoding putative baseplate assembly protein: MSLNIPVLDNRSYDQLVAEVKARIAVHTPEWTNLNASDPGITLLELFAFLTDNLLYRSNRIPEANRLKFLSMLGIPLQPATPGLGLVTVTNAKGPIEAGPVLPAGTELRAGQVAFATATTLPVLPVTAQAYIKRPHTPDAESRQRYETVYQTFLETDTTMLSYYAPVRLEEPVTGKPDAVVDLVDSEHGTIDRCLWLALLAPNADLAAVRAAIANQTLSIGVYPAARIDGRALITPTMNSDTIDPGLLVEIAEPDPSPLAGEGFGIGPARYRRLEQSYAEPVLEAPGVIQVKLPPFEKLLVWAFDPAEEGAGDYPPRLDDPEVSSRLVTWLRLRYPTDPHAASEAEAEPSPEHAADDGKDGCCCCGDGFDLLGSPEPSTRLTWVGVNAVRVAQAVQVTDEQLGLGTGTPFQVFTMANSPIIVDVEHPFLVEVRDDTGKDPDTWVRWQEVDDIFAAGRDEQVYRLDRATGQVTFGSGLAGVRVPRGAFVRVTYWYGGGLLGTQPIGAINSSAALPGGFTVTNPLPTWGAGAGESVADGEAAISSWLRHRDRLVTATDFADLTRRTPGVDLGRVEVLPLFHPEADPTQRVPGVVTLMVVPRSDPLNQQSPTPDRLFLNAVCAWLEPRRLITTELHVRGPEYLKVWVSVGVVPVPGQVPAVVEQAVAAAVRNFLSPLTGGLEGNGWPLSLTLRTQDVEAIATRVPGVRYVHSVLMAAALPSSSGATVVVSPLPSVALTGLQLPDATVLVSTGEAQDPRAQAQPIPLTLVSVPVVPATC, from the coding sequence GTGAGCCTGAACATCCCCGTCCTGGACAACCGCAGCTACGACCAGCTGGTCGCCGAGGTCAAGGCACGCATCGCCGTCCACACCCCCGAATGGACGAATCTCAATGCCAGCGATCCCGGCATCACCCTGCTGGAGTTGTTCGCCTTTCTCACCGACAACCTGCTCTACCGCAGCAACCGGATCCCGGAAGCGAACCGGCTGAAGTTCCTCTCCATGCTGGGGATCCCGTTGCAGCCCGCCACTCCCGGGCTGGGCCTGGTCACGGTCACCAATGCCAAGGGCCCGATCGAGGCCGGCCCGGTGCTGCCGGCCGGCACCGAGCTGCGGGCCGGCCAGGTCGCGTTCGCCACCGCGACCACGCTGCCCGTCCTGCCGGTGACCGCCCAGGCATACATCAAGCGGCCTCACACCCCGGACGCCGAATCGCGGCAGCGCTACGAGACCGTCTACCAGACCTTCCTGGAGACCGACACGACGATGCTGAGCTACTACGCGCCGGTCAGGCTGGAGGAGCCGGTCACCGGCAAGCCGGACGCGGTGGTCGACCTCGTCGACTCCGAGCACGGCACCATCGACCGGTGTCTGTGGCTGGCGCTGCTGGCGCCCAACGCGGATCTGGCAGCGGTCCGGGCAGCCATCGCCAACCAGACCCTCTCCATCGGGGTCTACCCCGCGGCGCGGATCGACGGCCGCGCACTGATCACCCCCACCATGAACAGCGACACCATCGACCCGGGCCTGTTGGTCGAGATCGCCGAACCGGATCCGTCCCCTCTGGCCGGTGAGGGCTTCGGCATCGGCCCGGCCCGGTACCGCCGACTCGAGCAGAGCTACGCCGAGCCCGTTCTGGAGGCTCCCGGCGTCATCCAGGTGAAGCTGCCGCCCTTCGAGAAACTGCTGGTCTGGGCCTTCGACCCCGCCGAGGAGGGAGCCGGCGACTACCCGCCGAGACTGGACGATCCGGAGGTCTCCAGCCGGCTGGTGACCTGGCTGCGGCTGCGCTATCCCACCGACCCGCACGCCGCGTCCGAGGCTGAGGCCGAGCCCAGCCCAGAACACGCGGCTGACGACGGCAAGGATGGCTGCTGCTGCTGTGGGGACGGCTTCGACCTGCTGGGCAGCCCCGAGCCGTCCACCAGGCTGACCTGGGTGGGGGTGAACGCCGTCCGGGTCGCCCAGGCGGTCCAGGTCACCGACGAGCAGCTCGGCCTCGGGACCGGCACCCCGTTCCAGGTCTTCACCATGGCCAATTCGCCGATCATCGTGGACGTCGAGCACCCCTTCCTCGTCGAGGTTCGCGACGACACCGGCAAGGACCCCGACACCTGGGTGCGGTGGCAGGAGGTCGACGACATCTTCGCCGCGGGTCGTGACGAGCAGGTCTACCGCCTCGACCGGGCCACCGGACAGGTCACCTTCGGCTCCGGGCTCGCCGGGGTGAGGGTGCCACGCGGGGCCTTCGTCCGGGTCACCTATTGGTACGGCGGCGGGTTGCTGGGCACCCAGCCGATCGGGGCGATCAACTCCAGCGCCGCACTCCCGGGCGGGTTCACCGTGACCAATCCGCTGCCGACCTGGGGAGCCGGCGCCGGCGAGTCGGTCGCCGATGGCGAGGCGGCGATCTCCAGCTGGTTGCGGCACCGCGACCGGCTGGTGACCGCCACCGACTTCGCCGACCTCACCCGGCGCACGCCAGGCGTCGATCTGGGACGCGTGGAGGTGCTGCCGCTGTTCCATCCGGAGGCCGATCCCACCCAGCGGGTGCCCGGGGTGGTGACCCTGATGGTGGTGCCGCGCTCCGACCCGCTGAACCAGCAGTCACCCACCCCCGATCGACTCTTCCTGAACGCCGTCTGCGCCTGGCTCGAGCCGCGGCGACTGATCACCACCGAGCTCCACGTCCGCGGGCCCGAATATCTCAAGGTGTGGGTGTCGGTCGGTGTCGTGCCAGTTCCCGGGCAGGTGCCGGCGGTGGTCGAGCAGGCGGTGGCCGCAGCGGTGCGCAACTTCCTGAGCCCGCTCACCGGTGGGCTGGAGGGCAACGGGTGGCCTCTCTCGCTCACCCTGCGCACTCAGGACGTGGAGGCGATCGCCACCCGCGTGCCGGGGGTACGGTACGTCCACTCCGTCCTCATGGCCGCCGCGCTGCCCAGCTCCAGCGGGGCCACGGTGGTCGTCTCACCGCTGCCCTCCGTCGCCCTGACCGGCCTGCAATTGCCGGATGCGACCGTGCTGGTCAGCACCGGCGAAGCCCAGGATCCGCGGGCCCAGGCGCAGCCGATCCCGCTGACCCTCGTCTCCGTCCCGGTCGTGCCGGCGACCTGCTAG
- a CDS encoding GPW/gp25 family protein, producing MTLTGLDLYGVGMSFPPRVGPDGSVAWSAGELNVRECIATILRTLPGERVQRPGFGCGVDRYLFEPNTVATLRLIVEDIQQALGRWEPRIRLDDVTATVNPSDVRAVDITVSYTLIATGVAERVSMTLSRDT from the coding sequence ATGACGCTCACCGGCCTTGACCTCTACGGAGTGGGGATGTCCTTCCCGCCACGGGTCGGCCCCGACGGGTCAGTGGCGTGGTCGGCCGGCGAGCTGAACGTCCGCGAGTGCATCGCCACCATTCTGCGCACCCTGCCGGGCGAACGGGTGCAGCGGCCCGGGTTCGGTTGCGGGGTCGACCGCTACCTGTTCGAGCCGAACACCGTCGCGACCCTGCGGCTGATCGTCGAGGACATCCAGCAGGCACTCGGCCGCTGGGAGCCCAGGATCCGCCTGGACGATGTCACCGCGACCGTGAATCCCAGCGACGTGCGCGCCGTGGACATCACCGTCAGCTACACCCTGATCGCCACCGGTGTGGCAGAGCGGGTGTCGATGACCCTGAGCCGGGACACCTGA
- a CDS encoding phage baseplate assembly protein V yields the protein MSAFTELDPSATDLSLAALVGDPGRHYYGVYPAVVTDNQDPNGEGRVRIRLPWAPDPGSAEFSPWARLATLNAGNNRGSWFVPEVDDEVLVSFGGGDPRDPYVVGSLWNGRDSAPEKMDADNNVRSLTSRSGIKITLDDTRGSVTLTLTTPGGQQVELTDAGNKVTVSDSNGNSLELAPGGVSLTAASKLSISAPTINIDCGSANVTSAMWSYSGVIQCSAAIATSVVGTSYTPGAGNIW from the coding sequence ATGAGCGCATTCACCGAGCTCGACCCGAGCGCGACCGACCTCAGCCTCGCGGCCCTGGTCGGCGATCCCGGACGGCACTACTACGGGGTCTATCCCGCGGTGGTGACCGACAACCAGGACCCCAACGGCGAGGGCCGGGTGCGGATCCGACTGCCCTGGGCGCCCGACCCCGGCTCCGCCGAGTTCAGCCCCTGGGCCCGGCTGGCCACCCTGAACGCCGGCAACAACCGCGGCAGCTGGTTCGTCCCCGAGGTGGACGACGAGGTGCTGGTCAGCTTCGGCGGTGGCGACCCGCGCGACCCGTACGTGGTCGGCTCGCTGTGGAACGGCCGGGATTCCGCCCCCGAGAAGATGGACGCCGACAACAACGTCCGCTCCCTCACCTCCCGCAGCGGCATCAAGATCACCCTCGACGACACCCGGGGTTCGGTCACCCTCACGCTGACCACCCCGGGGGGTCAGCAGGTCGAGCTCACCGACGCCGGCAACAAGGTCACCGTCTCCGACAGCAACGGCAACTCCCTGGAGCTGGCCCCCGGCGGAGTGTCCCTGACCGCGGCCAGCAAACTGTCGATCTCCGCGCCGACGATCAACATCGACTGCGGCTCGGCGAACGTGACCTCGGCGATGTGGTCCTACTCGGGCGTCATCCAGTGCAGCGCAGCCATCGCCACCTCCGTGGTGGGCACCAGCTACACCCCCGGCGCCGGGAACATCTGGTGA
- a CDS encoding phage late control D family protein, with translation MSTLAAYVSTPALRVAGQVQPELAENLLDLTVESDIVGLSRCVLTVRNWGLRNSRSDYLYSDRDLLDFGTEVAVHLGPDDTEVFTGTISAIGADYPLDSVARTTVHAEDALYDLRMARRSRSFADSSLADIAGTIAGEHGLQARVDVGKVQRAVIAQLNQSDLAFLRGLARQEDAEVWLDGNVLHVSRRPDRGVGCDTPRLSYGSNLLSFRVLADLAEQVSEVRATGWSVSDKQAIDEAAGAGELGAELGSLTSGTRLLEQVRGKRTEPLVRSVPLAAGEAKALAKAAYLERARRFVTGTAVTGGTPAAQVGGPVELIGLGTLFDGRYAVTRVRHRFDLQRGLRTYLDVERPGIGG, from the coding sequence ATGAGCACCCTCGCCGCCTATGTCTCGACACCCGCCTTGCGGGTCGCCGGGCAGGTCCAGCCCGAACTCGCCGAGAACCTGCTGGACCTGACCGTGGAGTCCGACATCGTCGGGCTGAGCCGCTGCGTCTTGACGGTACGCAACTGGGGGCTGCGCAACAGCCGCTCCGACTACCTCTACAGCGACCGCGACCTGCTCGACTTCGGCACTGAGGTAGCCGTCCACCTCGGGCCGGACGACACGGAGGTGTTCACCGGCACCATCAGCGCGATCGGGGCGGACTACCCGCTGGACAGCGTCGCGCGCACGACGGTGCACGCCGAGGACGCCCTCTACGACCTCCGGATGGCACGCCGCTCCCGGAGCTTCGCGGACAGCAGCCTCGCCGACATCGCCGGCACGATCGCCGGGGAGCACGGTCTGCAGGCCCGCGTCGACGTAGGCAAGGTGCAGCGGGCAGTGATCGCCCAGCTCAACCAGTCCGACCTCGCCTTCTTGCGGGGGCTGGCCCGCCAGGAGGACGCCGAGGTATGGCTGGACGGCAACGTGCTGCATGTCTCCCGGCGCCCCGACCGCGGCGTCGGGTGCGACACCCCGCGGCTCAGCTACGGCTCCAACCTGCTGTCGTTCCGGGTGCTGGCCGACCTCGCCGAGCAGGTGAGCGAGGTGCGGGCGACGGGCTGGTCGGTCTCTGACAAACAAGCCATCGACGAGGCGGCCGGCGCCGGTGAACTGGGCGCCGAGCTGGGCTCGCTCACGTCCGGCACGAGACTGCTCGAGCAGGTGCGCGGCAAGCGCACCGAGCCGCTGGTACGGAGCGTCCCGCTCGCGGCCGGCGAGGCGAAAGCACTGGCAAAGGCCGCCTACCTCGAGCGTGCCCGCCGGTTCGTCACCGGCACCGCCGTCACCGGCGGCACCCCCGCCGCGCAGGTGGGCGGACCAGTCGAGCTCATCGGACTCGGAACGCTGTTCGACGGCCGCTACGCCGTGACCCGGGTGCGCCACCGGTTCGATCTGCAGCGCGGCCTGCGCACCTACCTGGACGTGGAACGCCCCGGGATCGGAGGCTGA
- a CDS encoding CIS tube protein — MGSARLTEWNMGAGEPVNGGIDLNVDFDPNSLSLSYTPTGTADGSADADNRLANKAAAQQTGQSSTLTVELTFDTSTTGTSVQEKTDLLVKLTLPDNKKRRVVQFSWGTFLFFGSVNTMSQTINYFSADGVPLRAVVNLTFAAVGPPNRDNAPASANRPSTPFGAAASVGFGVSAGIGLGAGASGSAGLGISAGASVSGGAGVGGGIGTTPLAQSRSGETIASLTARAGGGADWKAVASANGIDNPRMLAAGTVINPQACIEIKGA, encoded by the coding sequence ATGGGCAGCGCGAGGCTCACCGAATGGAACATGGGGGCCGGAGAGCCGGTCAATGGCGGGATCGACCTGAATGTCGACTTCGATCCCAACTCGCTCTCGCTCAGCTACACCCCGACCGGCACCGCGGATGGCTCCGCGGACGCCGACAACCGGCTGGCCAACAAGGCCGCCGCCCAGCAAACCGGACAGAGCTCGACCCTCACCGTCGAGCTGACCTTCGACACGTCCACGACCGGCACGTCGGTGCAGGAGAAGACCGACCTGCTGGTGAAGCTCACCCTGCCGGACAACAAGAAGCGGCGGGTGGTGCAGTTCAGCTGGGGCACCTTCCTGTTCTTCGGCTCGGTCAACACGATGAGCCAGACCATCAACTACTTCTCCGCCGACGGCGTGCCGTTGCGCGCCGTGGTGAACCTCACCTTCGCCGCGGTCGGGCCACCGAACCGCGACAACGCCCCCGCCTCGGCGAATCGACCCAGCACTCCCTTTGGCGCAGCCGCCTCGGTCGGGTTCGGGGTGAGTGCCGGAATCGGGTTGGGTGCTGGGGCGTCCGGGTCGGCCGGGCTGGGGATCAGCGCCGGAGCGTCGGTCTCGGGAGGCGCCGGCGTCGGCGGCGGGATCGGCACCACGCCGCTGGCCCAGAGCCGCTCCGGGGAGACCATCGCCTCGCTCACCGCCCGCGCCGGCGGCGGAGCCGACTGGAAGGCGGTCGCCAGCGCCAACGGGATCGACAACCCGCGAATGCTGGCCGCCGGCACCGTGATCAACCCGCAGGCCTGCATCGAGATCAAGGGAGCGTGA